In a genomic window of Lepisosteus oculatus isolate fLepOcu1 chromosome 3, fLepOcu1.hap2, whole genome shotgun sequence:
- the LOC107076598 gene encoding gametogenetin-like: MGNGQSELQQEQPPPAEGDRESERERGWAGERERGRERGRAAGGERETDEATGGETQPGEEPGWALRRPQRRLPGTRQLSPFPLSPNTPIKGTPKPSPGMGASLCPPQPPIYSRHSPQRQHKLPALFPTAPPPPGEGVNTRSHVPQIARGPPGSPKPQPSLLPLKFTLRQQKSRALPVPLLHPSPSKDVSLTPLTLGGDKSPQPKQEIKDRGVCPRGAWDIKAPQISTPPPSARSAPPAQQLEGATGSEPDAWVQCQHSQQGGMGAQPESNTCCSSMSSTSSSSSISSFSSWSISSGSGSSVSNNPKSTNDSSSTCSKSSIPILKVPPNFVMSEKTRAQLDARLRYLQQQQLVPPPPVSEVQAAVRRAMKAASYSEAVRAPAARTAHRAPGAMRKETFAPASTPEANPPTKPVTAPAQSVKITPVTKLTTNPRGNKAVKPPAQSSTSHLPCSVGTPAAGPRVPTSSTPISREEGGTPRQPRPPPQPCPTRIGAVRQVARGRKAHTTARISSGGGRAGTAQAKKQGSVSPAGGRKSQPGSSTSVTAQIPGPTAPGTPGAQDGASAVKLEGFSNEEEHEASSPPAATVQRCNFTPLPESGDLASQRQPQVRHLPPTPYPHRCPSWGPEKPQGPVRSSHSLHALEPWPTHPGPRSSRLPGPTPAQATAPPAQAELKLQPQAPCSCPRPTGEEEEEEEEREESERRSSPSAPDPPRRPQGRWPSFHADPSCSRQARCHHHANAPLPHNVAQWLAIQQNFLCEPAWVTTVTLAASLVARATLRSEGGDTGQ; encoded by the exons ATGGGCAATGGTCAGTCCGAACTGCAGCAGGAACAGCCGCCAccagcagagggagacagagagagcgaGCGCGAGAGAGGCTGGgccggagagagggagagagggagagagcgaGGCCGAGccgcagggggagagagagagacagacgaaGCGACAGGAGGGGAGACACAGCCGGGAGAAGAGCCGGGGTGGGCTCTCCGCAGACCCCAGAGGAGGCTCCCGGGGACACGCCAACTGAGCCCCTTCCCCCTCTCACCAAACACCCCTATCAAAGGCACCCCGAAACCTTCCCCAGGCATGGGCGCCTCCCTGTGTCCTCCCCAGCCCCCCATCTACTCCAGACACAGCCCCCAGCGCCAGCACAAGCTCCCAGCCCTCTTCCCTACAGCGCCCCCGCCCCCAGGGGAGGGCGTGAACACACGTAGCCATGTGCCCCAGATCGCCCGTGGCCCCCCGGGTTCCCCCAAGCCTCAGCCCTCCCTGCTGCCCCTCAAATTTACCTTGAGACAGCAGAAATCTAGAGCCCTGCCTGTCCCCCTTCTCCACCCCTCTCCCAGCAAAGACGTGTCGCTCACACCCCTGACACTAGGGGGagacaagtctccacagccaaagcAGGAGATTAAGGATAGGGGGGTTTGTCCGAGAGGGGCATGGGACATCAAAGCACCCCAAATTTCCACTCCCCCCCCTTCTGCACGCTCTGCTCCCCCAGCCCAGCAACTGGAGGGTGCTACTGGCTCAGAGCCAGACGCCTGGGTTCAGTGCCAGCATTCACAGCAAGGTGGTATGGGGGCTCAGCCAGAAAGCAATACCTGCTGCAGCAGTATGAGCAGCActagcagcagtagcagtatCAGCAGCTTTAGTAGCTGGAGTATTAGCAGTGGCAGTGGGAGCAGTGTCAGCAACAACCCCAAGAGCACAAATGACAGCAGCAGTACCTGTAGCAAAAGCTCCATACCCATACTGAAAGTGCCTCCCAACTTCGTCATGTCCGAGAAAACCCGCGCCCAGCTGGATGCCAG GCTGCGGTATCTCCAGCAGCAACAGCTGGTTCCGCCTCCCCCAGTGTCTGAGGTGCAGGCAGCTGTACGTCGGGCAATGAAGGCCGCGTCGTACTCCGAGGCTGTCAGAGCTCCTGCCGCCAGAACTGCCCACCGAGCCCCCGGGGCCATGAGGAAGGAAACCTTTGCCCCCGCAAGCACCCCAGAAGCCAACCCACCCACCAAGCCCGTGACAGCCCCCGCACAGAGCGTCAAAATCACCCCCGTAACCAAACTGACAACTAACCCCCGGGGCAATAAGGCCGTGAAACCTCCTGCACAATCGTCCACTTCTCACTTGCCCTGCAGTGTGGGCACACCGGCCGCTGGCCCCAGAGTGCCCACTTCCAGCACCCCCATCTCGCGAGAGGAGGGCGGCACCCCCCGGCAGCCCAGGCCGCCACCCCAGCCCTGCCCCACGCGGATCGGAGCCGTCAGGCAGGTGGCGAGAGGGAGAAAGGCGCACACCACAGCTCGCATCAGCAGCGGCGGCGGCCGGGCGGGGACCGCTCAGGCGAAGAAGCAAGGCAGCGTCtcgccagcagggggcaggaaATCCCAGCCCGGGAGCAGCACCAGCGTGACGGCGCAAATACCGGGACCAACAGCCCCAGGGACCCCAGGCGCTCAGGATGGTGCCAGTGCGGTCAAGCTGGAAGGGTTCTCTAACGAGGAGGAACACGAGGCCAGCAGCCCCCCAGCTGCGACAGTGCAGCGCTGCAATTTCACCCCGCTGCCCGAGTCTGGAGACCTTGCGTCACAGCGCCAGCCTCAAGTAAGACACCTGCCCCCGACCCCTTACCCCCACCGCTGCCCTTCCTGGGGGCCGGAGAAGCCCCAGGGCCCAGTGCGGTCCTCCCACAGCCTTCACGCTCTGGAGCCCTGGCCCACACACCCCGGCCCCCGGTCCTCCCGCCTACCGGGCCCCACCCCCGCCCAGGCAACggctcccccagcccaggccgAGCTGAAACTCCAGCCCCAggccccctgctcctgccccaggcccacgggagaggaggaggaggaggaggaggaaagagAGGAGAGCGAGAGGAGATCCAGCCCCTCGGCCCCGGACCCCCCGCGCCGCCCGCAGGGCCGCTGGCCGTCCTTCCACGCTGACCCCTCCTGCTCACGCCAGGCTCGCTGCCATCACCACGCCAACGCTCCGCTGCCCCACAACGTCGCCCAGTG GTTGGCAATACAGCAGAACTTCCTGTGTGAGCCAGCGTGGGTCACTACGGTAACACTAGCAGCTTCACTGGTGGCCAGAGCGACACTGCGGAGCGAGGGAGGGGACACTGGACAGTAA